From the Salana multivorans genome, the window TCGCCGGGAAGTACGGCGTCACGCTGGCCTACGAGGAGGACGGCAGCGGCGGCCCGTCCCGTCCGCGCGAGGAGCCCGGCCGGCGCCAGCGGCTCGTCGAGGCCCACCGCGTCGCGGCGGAGTTCTACGCCGAGCAGCTCATGTCGCCCGAGGCCGCGACCGCGCGGGCCTTCCTCGCCGAGCGCGCGTTCGACCGCGCGGCCGCCACGACCTTCGGCGTCGGCTACGCGCCCAAGGGCTGGGACGCCCTCCTGCGCCACCTGTCCGGTCGCGGGTTCACGCAGGCGGAGCTGGCCGCCGCCGGTCTCGTCTCGCAGGGCAACCGCGGCTACTACGACCGGTTCCGTGGCCGGCTCGTCTGGCCCATCCGGGACATCACGGGCGACGTCGTCGGGTTCGGAGCGCGCAAGCTCTACGAGGACGACCCCGGTCCCAAGTACCTCAACACCCCCGAGACCTCGATCTACCACAAGGCCCAGGTCCTGTACGGGCTCGACCTCGCGAAGAAGTCGATCACCACGCAGCGCCAGGTCGTCGTCGTCGAGGGCTACACGGACGTCATGGCCTGTCACCTCGCCGGCGTCACGACCGCCGTCGCGACCTGCGGCACCGCGTTCGGGTCGGACCACGTGCGGATCGTGCGGCGGCTGCTCGGCGACGTCGCGACGGGCGCGAACGGCATCATCCTCTCGACCGGTCAGGCGATCGGCGGCGAGGTCATCTTCACCTTCGACGGCGACGCCGCCGGCCAGAAGGCCGCCCTGCGGGCGTTCGGCGAGGACCAGTCGTTCGCCGCGCAGACGTTCGTCGCGGTCTCGCCCGGTGGGCTCGACCCGTGCGAGGTCCGGATCGCCAGCGGCGACGCGGCGGTGCGCGGGCTCGTCGCCGGCCGGACGCCGCTGTTCGAGTTCGCGATCCGCTCGGTGCTCGCGAGCGTCGACCTGTCGACGGCAGAGGGACGGGTCGCCGGGCTGCGGGCCGCGGCCCCCGTCATCGCGACGATCCGCGACCGCGCCCTGCGCGGGGAGTACGCCCGCCAGCTCTCCGGCTGGCTCGGGATGGACCCGGCGGACGTGCGCTGGGAGGTCAAGAACGCGCCGCGGCTGCAGCCCCGCCGCGAGGAGTACCGCGGCCCGGACCGTCCGTCGGGCGAGCACGGCGACGACGATGCCGGTGGTCCAGCGGTCCCCGCCCGCCCGCAGCGGACCCCGGTGCCGACCGACCCGCTGGCGCGCCTGGAGCGCCAGGTGCTCGAGGCCGCGCTCCAGAGCCCCGGCGCCGCGGCCACGGGCGGCTTCGACGACCTCGACCCGGACGCGTTCGACGTGCCGCTGCACCGCGGTGTGCACACGGCGATCGTCGCCGCCGGTGGTGCCGGCGCGGGTGTCGGCAACGAGGCGGCGTGGGTCGCCGACGTCATCGACGGCGTCCCCA encodes:
- the dnaG gene encoding DNA primase — protein: MSRIRRESVTQVRETARIEEVVAEHVTLRAAGVGSMKGLCPFHDERTPSFHVRPQLGLWHCFGCSEGGDVISFVQKVDHLPFAEAVERLAGKYGVTLAYEEDGSGGPSRPREEPGRRQRLVEAHRVAAEFYAEQLMSPEAATARAFLAERAFDRAAATTFGVGYAPKGWDALLRHLSGRGFTQAELAAAGLVSQGNRGYYDRFRGRLVWPIRDITGDVVGFGARKLYEDDPGPKYLNTPETSIYHKAQVLYGLDLAKKSITTQRQVVVVEGYTDVMACHLAGVTTAVATCGTAFGSDHVRIVRRLLGDVATGANGIILSTGQAIGGEVIFTFDGDAAGQKAALRAFGEDQSFAAQTFVAVSPGGLDPCEVRIASGDAAVRGLVAGRTPLFEFAIRSVLASVDLSTAEGRVAGLRAAAPVIATIRDRALRGEYARQLSGWLGMDPADVRWEVKNAPRLQPRREEYRGPDRPSGEHGDDDAGGPAVPARPQRTPVPTDPLARLERQVLEAALQSPGAAATGGFDDLDPDAFDVPLHRGVHTAIVAAGGAGAGVGNEAAWVADVIDGVPTDVASFVRELSVAEVPVNADRLDAYVRGIVTELRRMGLTRRISALKGRIRATPASDPESSALWSEVYALEEARHRLVAVE